One window of Bos indicus isolate NIAB-ARS_2022 breed Sahiwal x Tharparkar chromosome 18, NIAB-ARS_B.indTharparkar_mat_pri_1.0, whole genome shotgun sequence genomic DNA carries:
- the ANKRD11 gene encoding ankyrin repeat domain-containing protein 11 isoform X2 — protein MPKGGCSRTPQQEERSLSSDMVEKQPGKKDKDKVSLTKTPKLDRSDGGKEVRERAPKRKLPFTVGANGEQKDSDTEKQGPERKRIRKEPVTRKAGLLFGMGLSGIRAGYPLSERQQVALLMQMTAEESANSPVDMTPKHPSQSTVCQKGTPNSASKTKDKVNKRNERGETRLHRAAIRGDARRIKELISEGADVNVKDFAGWTALHEACNRGYYDVAKQLLAAGAEVNTKGLDDDTPLHDAANNGHYKVVKLLLRYGGNPQQSNRKGETPLKVASSPTMVNLLLGKGTYTSSEESSAESSEEEEEDAPSFAPSSSVDGNNTDSEFEKGLKHKAKNPEPQKTVTPVKDEYEFDEDDEQDRTPPVDDKHLLKKDYRREAKSNSFISIPKMEVKSYTKNSTIAPKKASHRILSDTSDEEDVGVAVGAGEKLRLSAHTMLPGNKTREPSNCKQQKERNKVKKKRKKEIKGKEVRFGKRGDTFCSSESESESSESGEDGGDSAGSPGCLKESPLVLKDPALFSSLSASSTSSHGSSTAQKHNTGHADPHAKHWRTDNWKTISSPAWSEVSSLSDSTRTRLSSESDGSSEGSSVESLKPVRKRQEHKKRAGLQGTLPDRKNSFHPSGDGAIPKLDKEGKVVKKHKTKHKHKSKEKGLCSVSQELKLKSFTYEYEDSKQRADKAILLDDVPAENKLKGLKHERDHCKKEEKLSKMKSEEKDWLFKDEMIKVSREEKSLKRIRDLNKDGGRAFREEKDRSNKAEKERLLKEKSPKEEKLRLYKEERKKKSKDRPSKLEKKNDFKEEKIPKEKEKIFKEDKEKLRKEKGYREDSAFDEYCNKSQFLENEDTKFSLSDDQQDRWFSDLSDSSFDFKGEDSWDSPVTDYRDMKSDSVARLILETVKEDSKEKRRESKAREKRGDRDIFSRKKDRDSLERRREHVADRHRVVPSFLCEKDKRRRESTEGSRDRKEAPEAAKERRDGRVKPEEAHREDLKEYGCDFGKSLEPWERHHPGREKEKKEKLKLEKHKEKSSDKDKSEKLILEKCQRDREFDKCFKEKKDAKEKHKDVHSKDKERKASLDQGRDKREKAFPGVLSEDFSEKKDEKKGKEKSWYIADIFTDESEDEKDDYTASGFKIGEASEGRGDGPPEREDGRELHPPDRHRKHSADRQAHAEKQKDKEMREKKKEKGAADGGKDRREKTFEKHKEKKDRKDRTSVDSVQDKRSKQKPPEKGEKRPPAEDKAKTRHRERPDREQGRERKASKGAEVEKSLLERLEEEALQDFREDSNDKASEASSDGFPDRGQDPSLSALLDVSFPEPPEERVRERERHRHASSSSKKSHDRERGKKDKLEKKDKSDDYKDAGSRKDASQYEKELLDSDAYGASYGSKADAEDELDKALELFSTEKKEKNDPEREPPKKVEKELRPYGSSALSLLKEKRRREKHRERWREDKERHRHHREEPKPPARDTAPGAFRDKAKDEGGKLGEARLKEKIKENPEKEKGDPTKLSNGNDKLLPTRDPGKKDVRPREKLLGDGDLMMTSFERMLSQKDLEIEERHKRHKERMRQMEKLRHRSGDPKLKEKARPAEDARKKSLDGPPKKPPGPDLTPKDRKPKESAPPAPATENKPHPGLAVDPRDWLAGPHMKEVLPASPRPDHGRPTGVPTPASVVSCPSYEEAMHTPRTPSCSADDYPDLMFDCTDPQPMSSTSASACSPSFFDRFSVATSGISETPGQTPTRPLCTNLYRSVSVDVRRTPEEEFGLGDKLFRQQSVPAAPSYGSPGQHPEDKAPGPPAPAEKFTCLSPGYYSPDYGMPSPKVDALHCPPAATVNLTPSPEGAFAGLQAKSPPSHRDELLAPSMEGALPPDLGIPLDATEDQQATAAIIPPEPSFLEPLDEGPFSTVITEEPVEWAHPAAAEQGLPPGLIGGAPGDTAGWPVGSDLLLKSPQRFPESPKHFCPAESLHPEPPYPGSPVSYPLPVPEPGLEAKDKAEGAVPAAVSASEESAPFAPPSRLESFFSNCKSLPDAPPDAPPEPACVTAVAQVEALGPLENNFLEGGHNLSALGQVEPVPWPGAFPAAEDDLDLGPFSLPELPLQTKDVPDVEAEPVEESPLVPPENTPLGAPVLPGGGEAAGTAADQQLVSPSDQAAARLPTEAAPEPLEEPKPAALPEATAETGSGPDGRAPEDSHPGSGLTPALSEQRPPGSGDEEAEGQDLSASPHSTPDAPVDGSAQTHVADGAGPQDSAGLEGPLDTVQPESTEPEPKVTAEAPKAPKVEEIPQRMTRTRAQMLANQHKQSSPPTEKEPTPTPTPRAKGRGSEDDDPQAQHPRKRRFQRSSQQLAQQMHTSTRQTREVIQQTLAAIVDAIKLDAIEPYHSDRSNPYFEYLQIRKKIEEKRKILCYISPQAPQCYAEYVTYTGSYLLDGKPLSKLHIPVIAPPPSLAEPLKELFKQQEAVRGKLRLQHSIEREKLIVSCEQEILRVHCRAARTIANQAVPFSACTMLLDSEVYNMPLESQGDENKSVRDRFNARQFISWLQDVDDKYDRMKVCGEQLLSPAGGQTSVGPHLDPPQRSQHPPAALPWMC, from the exons AGAAGCAGGGTCCTGAGCGGAAGCGGATCAGGAAGGAGCCCGTCACTCGCAAGGCCGGGCTGCTCTTCGGCATGGGGCTGTCTGGGATCCGCGCTGGCTACCCTCTCTCTGAGCGCCAGCAGGTGGCTCTGCTCATGCAGATGACGGCCGAGGAATCCGCCAACAGCCCAG tggatatgacaccaaagcacCCCTCCCAGTCGACAGTGTGTCAGAAGGGGACGCCCAACTCTGCCtcaaaaaccaaagataaagTGAACAAGAGGAACGAGCGTGGGGAGACCCGCCTGCACCGGGCGGCCATCCGGGGGGACGCCCGGCGCATCAAGGAGCTTATCAGCGAGGGGGCGGACGTCAACGTCAAGGACTTTGCGG GCTGGACGGCATTGCATGAGGCCTGTAACCGAGGCTACTATGATGTCGCGAAGCAGCTGCTGGCTGCGGGCGCGGAGGTGAACACCAAGGGCCTGGATGATGACACACCCTTGCACGATGCCGCCAACAACGGGCACTACAAG GTGGTGAAGCTGCTGCTCCGGTACGGAGGGAACCCTCAGCAGAGCAACAGGAAGGGCGAGACACCGCTGAAGGTGGCCAGCTCCCCGACCATGGTGAACCTGCTTCTGGGCAAGGGCACCTACACGTCTAGCGAGGAGAGCTCAGCTG AGAGctccgaggaggaggaggaggacgccCCGTCGTTCGCACCTTCCAGCTCAGTCGATGGCAATAACACAGACTCTGAGTTTGAGAAGGGCCTGAAGCACAAGGCCAAGAATCCAGAGCCACAGAAAACAGTGACCCCGGTCAAGGACGAGTATGAGTTTGACGAAGATGACGAGCAGGACAGAACCCCCCCAGTGGACGACAAACACTTACTGAAAAAGGACTACAGAAGAGAAGCCAAgtcaaatagttttatttctataCCCAAAATGGAAGTGAAAAGCTACACTAAAAACAGCACGATTGCACCAAAGAAGGCGTCTCATCGCATCTTGTCGGACACGTCCGACGAGGAGGACGTCGGTGTCgctgtgggggcgggggagaagCTGAGACTCTCAGCCCACACCATGCTGCCCGGCAACAAGACCCGGGAGCCTTCGAACTGCaagcagcagaaggaaagaaataaagtgaaaaagaagcgaaagaaagaaataaagggcAAAGAAGTGCGGTTTGGGAAGAGGGGCGACACGTTCTGCTCATCCGAGTCTGAGAGCGAGTCCTCAGAGAGTGGCGAGGATGGCGGGGACTCAGCAGGCAGCCCGGGCTGCCTCAAGGAGTCCCCGCTGGTGCTGAAGGACCCCGCCCTGTTCAGCTCCCTGTCCGCCTCCTCCACCTCATCCCACGGCAGCTCCACTGCCCAGAAGCATAATACCGGCCACGCGGACCCACACGCCAAGCACTGGCGGACAGACAATTGGAAAACCATTTCCTCTCCCGCCTGGTCTGAGGTCAGCTCCTTATCAGACTCCAccaggacaagactgagcagtGAGTCTGATGGCTCCTCCGAAGGCTCCAGCGTGGAGTCACTGAAGCCAGTCAGGAAGAGACAGGAGCACAAAAAGAGGGCTGGCCTGCAGGGCACGCTACCCGACAGGAAGAACTCCTTTCACCCGAGCGGGGACGGTGCCATCCCCAAGCTGGACAAGGAGGGCAAAGTCGTCAAGAAACACAAGACTAAACATAAACACAAAAGCAAGGAGAAGGGGTTGTGCTCTGTCAGCCAGGAACTGAAGCTGAAGAGCTTTACCTACGAGTATGAGGACTCAAAGCAGAGGGCAGACAAGGCCATCCTCCTGGACGACGTGCCCGCTGAGAACAAGCTGAAGGGCCTGAAGCATGAGCGAGACCACTGCAAGAAGGAGGAGAAGCTCAGCAAGATGAAGTCGGAAGAGAAAGACTGGCTCTTTAAGGACGAGATGATCAAGGTTTCCAGAGAGGAGAAGTCGCTGAAGAGAATCAGGGACCTGAACAAGGATGGGGGCAGGGCCTTCCGGGAGGAGAAGGACCGTTCAAACAAGGCGGAGAAGGAGAGGCTGCTGAAAGAAAAGTCTCCTAAAGAGGAGAAGCTGCGGCTctacaaagaggaaagaaagaagaagtcCAAAGACAGGCCCTCAAAGTTAGAGAAAAAGAATGactttaaggaggaaaaaattccCAAAGAGAAGGAGAAGATCTTCAAGGAGGataaagaaaaactcagaaaagaaaaagggtatCGGGAGGACTCTGCTTTTGATGAGTACTGTAACAAAAGTCAGTTTCTGGAGAACGAAGACACCAAGTTCAGTCTCTCTGATGACCAGCAGGATCGCTGGTTCTCAGACCTGTCAGATTCCTCCTTCGATTTCAAAGGGGAAGACAGCTGGGACTCCCCAGTGACAGACTACAGGGACATGAAGAGCGACTCTGTGGCCAGGCTGATCCTGGAGACGGTGAaggaggacagcaaggagaaaaggCGGGAGAGCAAGGCCCGGGAGAAGCGCGGTGACAGGGACATCTTCTCTCGGAAGAAGGACAGGGACAGCCTGGAGCGGCGGCGAGAGCATGTGGCCGATAGGCACAGGGTTGTCCCCAGCTTTCTCTGCGAGAAGGACAAACGGCGGCGTGAGTCCACAGAGGGCAGCCGGGACCGGAAGGAGGCCCCCGAGGCTGCTAAGGAGCGGAGAGATGGGCGCGTGAAGCCCGAGGAGGCGCACAGGGAGGACCTGAAGGAGTACGGCTGTGACTTTGGGAAGAGCCTGGAGCCCTGGGAGAGGCACCAcccagggagggagaaggagaagaaggagaagctGAAGCTGGAGAAGCACAAGGAGAAGTCTAGCGACAAGGACAAAAGCGAAAAACTCATCCTTGAGAAATGTCAGAGGGACAGAGAGTTTGATAagtgttttaaagagaaaaaggatgCCAAGGAAAAGCATAAAGACGTGCACAGCAAAGACAAGGAGAGGAAGGCGTCCCTTGATCAAGGCAGAGACAAACGGGAGAAGGCCTTCCCTGGAGTCCTCTCCGAGGACTTCTCCGAAAAAAAAGACGAGAAAAAGGGCAAAGAGAAAAGCTGGTATATTGCAGATATCTTCACAgatgaaagtgaagatgaaaaAGACGACTACACAGCAAGCGGATTCAAAATCGGGGAGGCGAGTGAGGGGCGGGGGGACGGCCCCCCCGAGAGAGAGGACGGGCGGGAGCTGCATCCCCCTGACCGGCACCGGAAACACTCAGCCGACAGGCAAGCCCATGCTGAGAAGCAGAAGGACAAAGAGATGagggagaagaagaaggagaagggggccgcGGACGGGGGGAAGGACAGGAGGGAGAAGACCTTCGAGAAGCACAAGGAGAAGAAGGACAGGAAGGACCGCACATCTGTGGACTCTGTGCAGGACAAGAGGAGCAAGCAGAAGCCACCTGAGAAGGGGGAGAAAAGGCCCCCTGCGGAGGACAAGGCCAAGACCAGGCACCGGGAGAGGCCGGACCGCGAGCAGGGCCGCGAGAGGAAGGCCAGCAAGGGCGCCGAGGTGGAGAAGAGCCTGCTGGAACGGCTGGAGGAGGAGGCCCTGCAGGACTTCCGCGAGGACTCCAACGACAAGGCCAGTGAGGCATCCTCTGACGGCTTCCCCGACCGCGGCCAGGACCCCAGCCTCAGCGCCCTCCTGGACGTGTCCTTCCCGGAGCCCCCAGAGGAGCGGGTGCGGGAGAGGGAGCGGCACCGGCACGCCTCGTCCTCCTCCAAGAAGAGCCACGATCGAGAGCGGGGCAAGAAGGACAAGCTCGAGAAGAAGGACAAGAGCGACGACTACAAGGACGCAGGCAGCCGGAAGGACGCCAGCCAGTATGAGAAGGAGCTCCTGGACAGCGACGCTTACGGCGCCTCCTATGGCTCCAAGGCTGAcgcagaggatgagctggataAAGCTCTCGAGTTGTTTTCTAccgaaaagaaggagaaaaatgatcCTGAACGAGAGCCCCCCAAGAAGGTGGAGAAGGAGCTGCGGCCTTATGGCTCCAGCGCCCTCAGCCTCCTGAAGGAGAAGCGGCGGCGGGAGAAGCACCGCGAGCGGTGGCGGGAGGACAAGGAGCGGCACCGGCACCATCGCGAGGAGCCCAAGCCCCCGGCCAGGGACACCGCCCCCGGCGCCTTCCGAGACAAGGCCAAGGACGAGGGCGGGAAGCTCGGCGAGGCCAGGCTGAAGGAGAAGATCAAGGAGAATCCCGAGAAGGAGAAGGGTGACCCCACGAAGCTCAGCAACGGAAATGACAAGCTGCTCCCGACCAGAGACCCGGGCAAGAAAGACGTGCGGCCTCGGGAGAAGCTTCTGGGCGACGGGGACCTGATGATGACCAGCTTTGAGCGGATGCTGTCCCAGAAGGACCTGGAGATCGAGGAGCGGCACAAGCGGCACAAGGAGAGGATGAGGCAGATGGAGAAGCTGCGGCACCGCTCTGGGGACCCCAAGCTCAAGGAGAAGGCGCGGCCCGCAGAGGATGCACGCAAGAAGAGTCTGGACGGCCCGCCCAAGAAGCCGCCTGGGCCCGACCTCACCCCAAAGGACAGAAAACCTAAGGagtctgctcctcctgcccccgccaCTGAGAACAAGCCCCACCCGGGACTAGCAGTGGACCCCCGGGACTGGCTGGCAGGACCCCACATGAAAGAGGTCTTGCCTGCATCCCCCAGGCCTGACCATGGCCGGCCCACTGGGGTCCCCACCCCCGCCTCGGTGGTGTCCTGCCCCAGCTACGAGGAGGCCATGCACACGCCCCGGACCCCGTCCTGCAGCGCCGACGACTACCCCGACCTCATGTTTGACTGCACGGACCCCCAGCCAATGTCCAGCACCTCTGCCAGCGCCTGCTCACCCTCTTTCTTTGACAGGTTCTCCGTGGCCACAAGTGGGATTTCAGAGACCCCAGGCCAGACACCAACGAGGCCACTGTGCACGAACCTTTACCGCTCGGTCTCTGTGGACGTCAGGAGGACCCCCGAGGAGGAGTTTGGCCTCGGGGACAAGCTGTTCAGACAGCAGAGCGTCCCTGCTGCACCCAGCTACGGCTCACCAGGGCAGCACCCCGAGGACAAGGCCCCTGGCCCTCCAGCACCCGCGGAGAAGttcacctgcctgtctccagggTATTACTCCCCGGACTACGGCATGCCCTCCCCCAAAGTCGACGCCTTGCACTGCCCGCCTGCGGCCACAGTCAacctcaccccctccccagaggGCGCCTTCGCTGGTTTACAAGCCAAGTCCCCCCCTTCACACAGAGATGAGCTTTTGGCCCCGTCCATGGAGGGGGCCCTGCCCCCCGACCTTGGTATTCCCCTGGATGCCACGGAGGACCAGCAGGCCACTGCAGCCATCATCCCCCCAGAGCCCAGCTTCCTGGAGCCCCTGGATGAGGGCCCCTTCAGCACGGTCATCACAGAGGAGCCGGTCGAATGGGCGCATCCTGCTGCTGCAGAGCAGGGCCTACCCCCTGGCCTTATTGGGGGTGCTCCCGGTGACACGGCCGGTTGGCCTGTGGGGTCGGACCTCCTACTGAAGTCCCCACAGAGGTTCCCAGAGTCCCCGAAACATTTCTGCCCGGCCGAGTCGCTCCATCCTGAGCCCCCTTACCCGGGGTCCCCAGTCTCATACCCTCTGCCAGTCCCCGAGCCGGGACTGGAAGCTAAGGACAAGGCCGAGGGAGCAGTCCCAGCCGCAGTCTCTGCTTCCGAGGAGTCAGCCCCGTTCGCCCCTCCCTCCCGGCTGGAGTCCTTCTTCAGTAACTGCAAGTCCCTTCCGGACGCGCCCCCTGACGCACCCCCAGAGCCTGCGTGTGTGACGGCCGTGGCTCAGGTGGAGGCACTGGGGCCCCTGGAGAATAATTTCCTGGAAGGTGGTCACAACCTGTCGGCGCTCGGCCAGGTGGAGCCGGTGCCCTGGCCCGGTGCCTTCCCCGCTGCCGAGGATGACCTCGACCTGGGGCCTTTCTCACTGCCAGAGCTCCCTCTCCAGACCAAGGATGTTCCTGACGTGGAAGCAGAGCCTGTGGAAGAGAGTCCTCTTGTTCCTCCAGAGAACACCCCCTTGGGGGCCCCTGTGCTCCCGGGCGGTGGGGAGGCTGCTGGGACAGCTGCTGACCAACAGCTGGTGTCGCCTTCTGACCAGGCGGCCGCCCGGCTCCCCACCGAAGCTGCaccagagcccctggaggagccAAAGCCAGCAGCGCTGCCTGAGGCCACGGCAGAGACGGGGTCCGGGCCAGACGGGAGAGCCCCTGAGGACTCCCACCCTGGCTCAGGGCTCACACCAGCCCTCTCGGAGCAGCGTCCACCAGGGAGTGGGGATGAGGAGGCTGAGGGCCAAGACCTCTCGGCCTCACCCCACAGCACCCCTGATGCCCCCGTGGATGGCTCGGCTCAGACCCATGTGGCAGATGGGGCCGGCCCTCAGGACAGTGCCGGGCTCGAGGGGCCCCTGGACACCGTCCAGCCTGAATCCACCGAACCAGAACCTAAAGTGACGGCTGAGGCCCCAAAGGCACCCAAAGTGGAGGAGATCCCTCAGCGCATGACCAGGACCcgtgcccagatgctggccaacCAGCACAAGCAGAGCTCACCGCCCACCGAAAAGGAGCCCACGCCCACGCCCACCCCCAGGGCCAAGGGTCGCGGCTCTGAGGATGACGACCCCCAGGCCCAGCACCCACGCAAACGCCGCTTCCAGCGCTCCAGCCAGCAGCTGGCCCAGCAGATGCACACGTCCACGCGGCAGACACGTGAGGTGATCCAGCAGACGCTGGCCGCCATCGTGGACGCCATCAAGCTGGACGCCATCGAGCCTTACCACAGCGACAGGTCGAACCCATACTTCGAGTACCTGCAGATCCGGAAGAAGATTGAGGAGAAGCGCAAAATCCTGTGCTACATCAGCCCGCAGGCGCCGCAGTGCTATGCCGAGTACGTCACCTACACCGGCTCCTACCTCCTGGACGGCAAGCCACTCAGCAAGCTGCACATCCCCGTG ATTGCGCCCCCACCCTCACTGGCGGAGCCCCTGAAGGAGCTGTTCAAGCAGCAGGAGGCCGTCCGGGGGAAGCTTCGCCTGCAGCACAGCATCGAGCGG GAAAAGCTGATCGTCTCCTGCGAACAGGAGATCCTGCGGGTCCACTGCCGGGCGGCGAGGACCATCGCGAACCAGGCGGTGCCGTTCAGCGCTTGCACCATGCTGCTGGACTCAGAGGTGTACAACATGCCGCTGGAGAGCCAG GGTGATGAGAACAAGTCAGTGCGGGACAGGTTCAACGCCCGCCAGTTCATATCCTGGCTGCAGGACGTGGACGACAAGTACGACCGCATGAAG GTGTGCGGGGAGCAGCTCCTGTCACCAGCTGGCGGTCAGACCTCTGTGGGACCCCACCTTGACCCTCCTCAAAGGTCACAGCATCCACCAGCAGCCCTGCCCTGGATGTGCTGA